The Methanobrevibacter sp. genome contains a region encoding:
- a CDS encoding ATP phosphoribosyltransferase yields the protein MNEKIILGLPKGSLNNVKRGNTHQLFVDAGYEVKGYEPGDESYEIEILNDEDIVAFLTRPQSTPVELNRGMVDIAIVGEDWVKEESVLRETNTIKLGDLDYGKTRLIVAVPKEAPYDSLSDFFRANKDRKTPILCFTEYPNLTRKFIMENEVYQEIYGDAVPFVQVRGLTDGDNEMVQVINSDGATEVYIAKGADFIVDNTQTGSSLRKAGLKEIETILHSSAGLYASGSCSEEKLGKAQMIYEQLLGAITAKKYFDVKFNIANSKIEDVSNYLIDNKLCADEPTITPGSDFSQINVLIPKAKFPEMVDAIKGFEATSIIRNDLKQLVE from the coding sequence ATGAACGAGAAAATAATTTTAGGGCTTCCAAAGGGAAGTTTAAATAATGTGAAAAGAGGAAATACTCATCAGTTGTTTGTAGATGCAGGTTATGAGGTTAAAGGATACGAACCTGGCGATGAGTCTTACGAAATTGAAATATTAAACGATGAAGATATTGTGGCTTTTCTTACCCGCCCGCAATCCACTCCAGTGGAGTTGAACAGGGGCATGGTCGATATTGCTATTGTTGGTGAGGATTGGGTTAAGGAAGAGTCTGTTTTAAGAGAAACAAACACAATTAAACTTGGAGATTTGGACTATGGAAAAACCCGTTTGATAGTTGCGGTTCCTAAAGAGGCTCCATATGATAGTTTATCAGACTTTTTCAGAGCAAATAAAGATAGAAAAACTCCAATATTATGTTTCACTGAATATCCTAACTTAACTAGGAAATTCATTATGGAAAACGAAGTATATCAAGAAATTTACGGCGACGCAGTGCCGTTTGTCCAGGTCAGAGGTTTGACTGATGGTGATAATGAGATGGTGCAGGTCATTAACTCTGACGGTGCCACTGAAGTTTATATTGCTAAAGGTGCTGATTTCATTGTGGATAATACTCAAACAGGCAGCAGCTTAAGAAAGGCAGGTTTGAAGGAAATAGAGACAATCCTGCATTCTTCAGCGGGGCTTTATGCAAGTGGAAGCTGCAGTGAAGAAAAACTCGGTAAAGCTCAAATGATTTATGAGCAGTTGTTGGGAGCCATAACTGCCAAGAAATACTTTGATGTTAAATTCAACATTGCAAACTCCAAAATTGAAGACGTTTCCAATTATTTGATTGACAATAAACTTTGTGCTGATGAACCTACAATAACTCCAGGTTCTGATTTCTCACAGATTAACGTTTTGATTCCTAAAGCGAAATTTCCTGAAATGGTTGATGCTATTAAAGGATTTGAAGCGACTTCCATTATTAGAAATGATTTAAAACAGTTGGTTGAATAA
- a CDS encoding TIGR04165 family Cys-rich peptide, producing the protein MKLEELLAPCPKCGSKDKIALRRLLDNHRAHAEMNAVKCEECGYVFFVNEDMEPDEKKQLLNELNKVYG; encoded by the coding sequence ATGAAACTTGAGGAACTTTTAGCGCCATGCCCAAAATGTGGTTCTAAAGATAAGATAGCTTTAAGGAGATTGCTTGACAACCACAGGGCACATGCAGAAATGAATGCGGTTAAATGTGAAGAATGCGGTTACGTTTTCTTTGTAAATGAAGATATGGAACCTGATGAGAAAAAACAATTGTTAAATGAGTTAAACAAAGTTTACGGTTAA
- a CDS encoding deoxyhypusine synthase, which produces MKVTQINVDKDMSISDLINQFDESGVLGAGRVARACNILADMISDEDMNVFLSLGGPLIPGGMRNIVTKMINEGHVNLIVSSGANITHDLVEAFGGSHYRHEGKDDEELNEEGIGRIADINVGSDDFTIFETEITKIFERIASKKKVISIQELLHEIGLLVDDENSFVATAARNNVPIFAPGLIDSMMGLQLWIFTQDHDFTVSAAGDMPYLSDIVFESEKVGAILLGGGLTKHYTLASNVIKGGLDAAIQITMDRPEAGSLGGAPLEEAKSWAKARCGSSLASVVGDVTVIFPLVYAAALDKISND; this is translated from the coding sequence ATGAAAGTTACACAAATTAATGTCGATAAAGATATGAGTATATCAGATTTGATTAATCAGTTTGATGAATCGGGCGTTTTAGGTGCAGGAAGAGTTGCTCGAGCATGTAATATATTGGCTGATATGATTTCAGATGAAGACATGAATGTATTTTTAAGTTTGGGCGGTCCTTTAATACCTGGTGGCATGAGAAATATCGTGACAAAAATGATTAATGAAGGGCATGTCAACTTAATTGTTTCAAGTGGAGCAAATATCACCCATGACCTTGTTGAGGCATTTGGAGGATCTCATTATCGCCATGAAGGAAAGGATGATGAAGAATTGAATGAGGAAGGAATAGGTAGAATCGCAGATATTAATGTCGGATCTGATGATTTCACCATATTTGAAACTGAAATAACTAAAATATTTGAAAGGATAGCTAGTAAAAAGAAGGTTATTTCAATTCAGGAACTGCTTCATGAAATTGGTCTTTTAGTTGATGATGAAAACTCATTTGTTGCAACTGCCGCAAGAAATAACGTTCCCATATTTGCGCCAGGTCTTATTGACTCAATGATGGGTCTTCAATTATGGATTTTTACCCAAGACCATGATTTTACTGTTAGTGCCGCTGGAGATATGCCTTATCTGTCGGATATAGTTTTCGAATCTGAAAAAGTTGGAGCGATACTTTTAGGCGGCGGATTGACTAAACATTACACTTTAGCTTCAAACGTGATTAAAGGTGGCCTGGATGCAGCTATTCAAATCACAATGGACAGGCCTGAAGCGGGCAGTTTAGGCGGGGCACCACTTGAAGAAGCAAAATCCTGGGCTAAAGCAAGATGCGGATCCAGTCTTGCCAGTGTGGTTGGTGATGTTACAGTTATTTTTCCGTTGGTTTATGCAGCTGCCCTAGACAAAATCAGTAATGATTAA
- a CDS encoding CBS domain-containing protein, whose translation MLTSVQKEILQTLINLYQSSNGKSIKGEDIAEVMGRNPGTIRNQMQSLRSLGLVKGVPGPRGGYKPTIEAYHSLNIKVSDNDSKVPIYKNGKRLEDISVAKIEFTSVPQPSECEAAIKVLGSIKDLNLGDTVRIGPTPVNNLGVMGEIVGRDDMDNILLVDTTTIRSIPKKTVGDIASRDVISFKMDCSVKEAAKKLTSNEIDGAPVMKDGKVVGVFTVTDLVQAIADGNEDKTVGELMSTNVVIVNEDLKIANAIEVMLKKSISRLIIADNDNVLLGIVTRTDLIDSITNLKQFPIITN comes from the coding sequence ATGTTAACATCTGTTCAAAAAGAAATTTTACAAACACTTATTAATTTATATCAGTCTTCCAATGGGAAATCAATTAAGGGAGAAGATATAGCTGAGGTCATGGGAAGAAATCCCGGCACAATACGTAACCAGATGCAATCTTTAAGAAGTTTAGGTTTAGTCAAAGGTGTGCCAGGCCCTAGAGGCGGATACAAGCCAACTATCGAGGCTTATCATTCTTTGAATATTAAGGTTTCCGACAACGATTCAAAGGTTCCTATTTATAAAAATGGAAAAAGATTGGAGGATATTTCCGTTGCGAAAATTGAATTTACAAGTGTTCCTCAACCTAGTGAATGTGAAGCAGCCATTAAGGTTTTAGGCAGTATTAAAGATTTAAACCTTGGAGATACAGTCAGGATAGGTCCCACACCCGTAAATAATTTGGGAGTGATGGGCGAAATTGTTGGTCGAGACGACATGGACAATATATTGCTTGTTGATACGACCACCATCAGAAGCATTCCCAAAAAGACAGTTGGAGACATAGCCAGTCGTGATGTAATCTCTTTTAAGATGGATTGCTCTGTAAAGGAAGCTGCTAAGAAATTAACTTCCAATGAGATTGATGGCGCTCCAGTAATGAAAGATGGAAAGGTTGTAGGTGTATTCACAGTAACTGATTTGGTTCAGGCAATAGCGGATGGCAATGAAGATAAGACTGTTGGAGAGCTAATGTCTACAAATGTCGTCATCGTTAATGAGGATTTGAAAATAGCCAATGCCATTGAAGTGATGCTTAAAAAATCAATTTCCAGATTAATAATTGCCGATAATGATAATGTTTTGCTTGGAATCGTTACAAGAACAGACCTAATTGACAGCATAACTAATTTAAAACAATTCCCGATAATTACTAACTAA
- a CDS encoding energy-coupling factor ABC transporter substrate-binding protein: MKTSTLIILAIICIILFIAPLIMYNGLTEDDGKFTGADDAAGEAIEESGFKPWFSSIWEPPSGEIESLLFALQAAIGALIIGYAFGYWRGQGKEE; the protein is encoded by the coding sequence ATGAAAACATCAACATTAATAATTTTAGCAATTATTTGTATTATATTGTTTATAGCACCATTAATAATGTATAATGGTTTAACTGAAGATGATGGAAAATTCACTGGAGCAGACGATGCAGCTGGTGAAGCAATTGAGGAATCAGGTTTCAAACCATGGTTTTCATCAATTTGGGAACCCCCTAGTGGTGAAATAGAAAGTTTATTATTCGCTCTTCAAGCAGCTATAGGTGCACTAATTATTGGTTATGCATTCGGTTACTGGAGAGGACAAGGTAAAGAAGAATAG
- a CDS encoding TIGR04083 family peptide-modifying radical SAM enzyme: MTFHVMIIPTLNCPSKCKYCWGSENTKEMMDLEIIDQIIDWLDDFRDDKVHFTFHGGEPLLAGYDFYEYALDRLSKLDNFEGFSLQSNIWLLTEELIDLFVKYGVVVSTSIDGPKEINDYQRGDGYFDKTMSKYELAKSKGLIINFVLTVTDYSKDFSDELYEFFKGEKMSLKIHAALPSLRGDNADPWALDQEEHGKLLVDWLDKYLYDLDKFSIMDLDHICKSSLRRRGTLCTFADCIGTTLAVGSDGSIYPCYRFVGMPEYVLGNVADNPSFDDLKTSDAWAKLQEFRDFVDEDCKRCRHKKYCEGGCPYNAIVAYQTPQAVDPQCTAYKMIFSEVSKRMNKEFAKSAFGMGAPAPRKEGGPFSIMDLAMK; this comes from the coding sequence ATGACATTTCATGTAATGATTATACCGACCCTAAATTGTCCATCAAAATGCAAATATTGTTGGGGTTCAGAAAATACAAAAGAGATGATGGATTTGGAAATCATCGACCAGATTATTGATTGGCTGGATGATTTTAGAGATGATAAGGTTCACTTCACATTCCATGGCGGTGAACCGCTTCTTGCAGGCTATGATTTTTATGAATATGCTTTGGATAGGCTTTCAAAATTGGATAATTTCGAGGGATTTTCCCTTCAAAGCAATATCTGGCTTTTAACAGAAGAGCTCATTGACCTGTTTGTAAAGTACGGTGTTGTTGTAAGTACAAGCATTGACGGACCAAAGGAAATCAATGACTATCAGAGAGGAGACGGTTACTTTGACAAGACAATGAGCAAATACGAGCTAGCCAAAAGCAAAGGATTGATAATCAACTTCGTTTTGACAGTAACTGACTACTCTAAGGATTTCTCAGATGAATTGTATGAATTCTTTAAGGGAGAAAAAATGAGTCTAAAGATTCACGCCGCCCTTCCATCACTTAGAGGGGACAATGCAGACCCTTGGGCACTTGACCAGGAAGAGCATGGAAAGCTCCTTGTTGACTGGCTAGACAAGTACCTTTATGACTTGGATAAGTTTTCAATTATGGATCTGGACCATATCTGCAAGTCTTCACTTAGGAGAAGAGGAACCCTTTGCACCTTTGCAGATTGCATTGGGACCACACTGGCAGTCGGATCAGACGGTTCAATCTATCCATGTTACAGATTTGTTGGAATGCCTGAGTATGTCTTGGGAAATGTTGCAGATAATCCAAGCTTTGATGATTTGAAAACATCTGATGCATGGGCAAAACTTCAGGAATTCAGAGATTTCGTCGATGAGGACTGCAAAAGATGCAGGCATAAAAAATACTGTGAGGGAGGATGTCCATATAATGCGATAGTGGCATATCAGACACCTCAAGCGGTTGATCCTCAGTGCACTGCCTATAAAATGATATTCAGTGAAGTTTCAAAAAGGATGAACAAGGAATTTGCCAAGTCCGCTTTTGGAATGGGTGCGCCAGCCCCTAGAAAAGAAGGTGGTCCGTTTAGCATAATGGACCTTGCAATGAAATGA
- a CDS encoding cation-translocating P-type ATPase, producing MIDEITDFLFGLKMTIISGIFLLIAVIFMIFGIDTPIYLNPAWGTVIISGIPMLLLAMTRLIREKWISSALLIAIAMVASLLIGEIFAAGEVAWIMALGALLEDWTVERAKKGLRNLINLTPQTGRRITNGIEEVIPVDEIKIGDTLRILPGESVPVDGEIVSGTSSLDQSIMTGESLPIDKEVGDEVFCGTMNLYGAIDIKATSLGENSSLQKLIDLVKAADEKQAPTQRIADKWATWLVPVALLIAIVAWLVTGNIERGVTVLVVFCPCALILATPTAIMAAIGQATKYGVLIKSGEALETLGGLNTLVFDKTGTLTYGNLEVSDVISLKDDLASEELLKVVASCEKLSEHPLAKAVVKNAKEAQIDIEEPQDFKMYPGKGVTCKNSYGQVYAGNSKFLSENNIDVNVNSQLSKLKHEGKASIIVALNCEVIGLVGLSDVIREDSKDMIENLHDLGTETILLTGDNTETANYFASQVGIGKVYGNLLPEEKLSWIEKLKSEGKKVCMIGDGVNDAPALKTADVSVAMGSVGSDVAIEAADIALLGDDIGKIPYLKKLSNSTLFTIKINIAMSMTINAVAIVCSVLGLLNPVTGAIVHNAGSCLVVLNAALLYDRHFDDSIKKIDTEHTEHSHYHFHNDGEHTHSHEGVKIIDEIVTENGIKHMHVHKHALSRESCEAYHN from the coding sequence GTGATTGATGAAATAACTGACTTCCTATTCGGACTAAAAATGACAATTATTTCAGGAATTTTTCTATTAATAGCAGTTATTTTTATGATATTTGGAATAGATACTCCCATTTACCTGAACCCTGCATGGGGAACAGTAATAATAAGTGGTATTCCAATGTTGCTTCTGGCAATGACAAGATTGATTCGTGAAAAATGGATTTCATCTGCGCTTTTGATTGCAATAGCTATGGTGGCATCACTTTTAATTGGTGAGATATTTGCAGCAGGTGAAGTCGCATGGATTATGGCCTTGGGGGCTCTCCTAGAAGATTGGACTGTTGAGAGGGCTAAAAAAGGTTTGAGAAATTTAATTAATTTAACTCCACAGACCGGAAGAAGAATAACAAATGGGATTGAAGAAGTAATTCCCGTTGATGAAATAAAGATTGGTGATACTTTAAGAATTCTTCCAGGTGAAAGCGTGCCTGTCGATGGTGAGATTGTAAGTGGTACTTCTTCACTTGACCAATCAATCATGACAGGCGAATCCTTGCCTATTGATAAGGAGGTGGGTGATGAGGTATTCTGTGGAACCATGAATTTATATGGTGCTATTGACATTAAGGCTACCAGTTTGGGTGAAAATTCATCACTTCAAAAGTTAATTGATCTCGTAAAAGCAGCTGATGAAAAGCAAGCCCCTACACAAAGAATCGCTGACAAGTGGGCAACATGGCTTGTTCCAGTTGCATTATTGATTGCAATTGTTGCATGGCTTGTAACAGGTAATATCGAAAGAGGTGTAACAGTTCTTGTTGTATTCTGTCCATGCGCATTGATTTTGGCAACACCAACTGCAATCATGGCGGCAATTGGTCAAGCAACAAAATATGGTGTTTTAATCAAATCCGGTGAAGCGCTAGAGACACTTGGGGGTTTAAATACTTTAGTATTCGATAAGACTGGAACCTTAACTTACGGTAATTTAGAAGTTTCTGATGTTATCTCCCTGAAAGATGATTTGGCCAGTGAGGAATTACTTAAAGTTGTTGCGTCATGTGAGAAATTAAGCGAACATCCTCTGGCTAAGGCTGTTGTAAAAAATGCAAAGGAAGCTCAAATTGATATTGAAGAACCACAAGACTTTAAGATGTATCCTGGAAAAGGGGTTACATGTAAAAACTCTTATGGTCAGGTATATGCTGGAAACTCCAAATTCCTATCAGAAAACAATATTGATGTAAATGTTAACTCTCAGTTAAGCAAATTAAAACATGAGGGTAAAGCTTCAATCATCGTTGCATTAAATTGCGAAGTTATTGGATTGGTTGGATTGTCTGATGTGATACGTGAAGATTCCAAAGACATGATAGAAAACCTGCATGATTTGGGAACTGAAACCATATTGCTCACGGGAGATAACACAGAAACTGCTAATTACTTTGCATCTCAAGTTGGAATAGGTAAAGTCTATGGAAATTTGCTGCCTGAAGAAAAGCTTTCATGGATTGAAAAGCTCAAAAGTGAAGGTAAAAAGGTCTGCATGATTGGTGATGGTGTTAATGATGCGCCAGCACTTAAAACAGCTGATGTTAGTGTAGCCATGGGATCAGTTGGAAGTGATGTGGCAATTGAGGCGGCAGACATTGCGCTTCTGGGTGATGATATAGGCAAGATTCCATATCTTAAAAAACTGTCAAATTCCACATTATTCACTATTAAAATAAATATTGCAATGTCAATGACAATTAATGCAGTAGCTATTGTCTGTTCTGTTTTAGGCCTATTGAATCCTGTAACTGGAGCTATTGTTCACAATGCAGGATCATGTTTGGTTGTATTAAATGCAGCATTGCTTTATGATAGGCATTTCGATGATTCAATTAAAAAAATTGACACTGAGCACACTGAACACTCACATTATCACTTCCACAACGACGGAGAACACACTCATTCTCATGAGGGTGTTAAGATAATTGATGAAATCGTGACTGAAAATGGAATTAAGCATATGCATGTCCACAAACATGCTTTGTCAAGGGAAAGTTGTGAAGCTTATCACAACTAA
- a CDS encoding DUF5654 family protein, translated as MASEVTKLIMETILGLITTAFAFVAGLAWNDAIQKLIATFMDGGNSLPNLFIYAIVVTIIAVIVTVLLARVAGKMGVELGD; from the coding sequence ATGGCATCTGAAGTAACAAAATTAATCATGGAAACAATCTTAGGATTAATAACAACTGCATTCGCATTCGTTGCAGGTTTAGCATGGAATGACGCAATCCAAAAATTAATTGCAACATTCATGGATGGAGGAAATTCTCTTCCTAATTTATTCATTTATGCTATTGTTGTAACCATAATTGCAGTAATCGTTACTGTATTGCTTGCAAGAGTTGCAGGTAAAATGGGTGTTGAACTCGGAGACTAA
- the cbiM gene encoding cobalt ECF transporter S component CbiM, translated as MHIMEGYLPVEWCIIWFVVAIIFVAYGIYQIKKIVDETPESKALLAVSGAFMFILSSLKLPSVTGSCSHPCGNGLGAALFGPAVTAVLAAIVLIFQALLLAHGGLTTLGANIVSMGITGPIVAWLVYKGLTKANVSSTIAIFFAAFLGDLLTYVATSFQLAFAFPSPSFSESLVKFLVIFAVTQVPLAIGEGILTVIIWDRLKAYKPKLLDKLGALAPNEA; from the coding sequence ATGCATATTATGGAAGGATATTTACCTGTCGAGTGGTGTATCATATGGTTCGTCGTTGCAATCATATTCGTCGCTTACGGTATTTATCAAATTAAGAAAATTGTAGATGAAACCCCTGAATCCAAAGCTTTACTCGCAGTAAGTGGTGCATTCATGTTCATCTTATCATCTTTGAAATTACCTTCTGTTACTGGAAGTTGTTCTCACCCTTGTGGTAACGGATTAGGTGCAGCATTATTTGGTCCTGCAGTAACTGCAGTGTTAGCAGCTATCGTACTTATCTTCCAAGCACTTTTACTCGCTCACGGAGGTTTAACCACCTTAGGTGCAAACATTGTTTCAATGGGTATTACCGGACCAATCGTCGCATGGCTTGTATACAAAGGTTTAACTAAAGCTAATGTTTCTTCTACCATTGCAATTTTCTTTGCAGCATTTTTAGGAGATTTATTAACTTATGTAGCAACTTCATTCCAATTAGCATTCGCATTCCCATCTCCTAGTTTCAGCGAATCATTAGTGAAATTCTTGGTTATTTTCGCAGTAACTCAAGTACCATTAGCTATTGGTGAAGGTATCTTAACAGTAATTATCTGGGACAGATTAAAAGCATACAAACCAAAATTGTTAGATAAACTCGGTGCATTAGCTCCTAATGAAGCATAA
- the pyrF gene encoding orotidine-5'-phosphate decarboxylase, translated as MNIKNNLILALDVMSESEAIEICESVKDYIDTIKIGYPLALAEGLEIIKTLKDKFGFKVICDFKVADIDATNEKICDETFKAGADAIICHGFVGSDSVKACLDMANKHEKELFLLTEMSHPGAKMFLQKNADAIAQMGVDMGITNYVAPATRLDRLSDIRQIVGEDAFIISPGVGKQGGDGKKTLEYSNAIIVGRSIYESENPQESCKQLIDSLNLS; from the coding sequence ATGAATATCAAAAACAACTTAATTTTAGCACTTGACGTGATGAGCGAAAGTGAAGCAATTGAAATTTGCGAATCAGTTAAAGACTACATTGATACAATAAAAATCGGATACCCGTTAGCGCTTGCTGAAGGACTTGAAATAATTAAAACTTTAAAAGACAAGTTTGGATTCAAGGTGATTTGTGATTTCAAAGTGGCCGACATTGATGCAACAAATGAAAAGATCTGCGATGAAACATTCAAGGCAGGCGCCGATGCAATAATCTGCCATGGATTCGTAGGTTCTGACAGCGTTAAAGCCTGCCTTGACATGGCGAACAAGCACGAAAAGGAATTATTCCTTCTGACAGAAATGTCACATCCTGGAGCCAAAATGTTTCTGCAGAAAAATGCTGATGCCATTGCGCAAATGGGGGTTGACATGGGAATTACAAACTATGTTGCACCTGCCACAAGGCTTGACAGGCTTTCAGATATTCGCCAGATTGTTGGTGAAGATGCATTCATCATCTCACCAGGTGTCGGAAAACAAGGCGGCGACGGTAAAAAAACTCTAGAATATTCCAATGCAATCATAGTTGGACGCAGTATTTATGAATCTGAAAATCCCCAAGAATCATGTAAACAATTAATAGACTCACTCAATTTAAGCTAA
- a CDS encoding O-acetylhomoserine aminocarboxypropyltransferase/cysteine synthase family protein: MAYEIKNKKNISTIGVHAGQEEVDETGSRVTPIYQTTSYVFDNPEQAANRFALKEGGNIYTRLTNPTTEAFEKRMAAIEGGTAAYATASGMSAIFYAIINLTQVGDNIVSADNLYGGTYELFENTLEELGRSVTFVDSQSPDEFEEAIDDRTRAIYVESIGNPKLDIPDFDKISEIAHSHGIPLIADNTVGIGSVRPFDHGADIISSSATKYIGGHGTTLGGIIIEKGDFDWMNGKFPTLSEPDDTYNGLVFGETFKGAAFTTRIRAVVGRDTGAVPSPFGSFLLLQGLETLGLRIERHASNAMAVAEHLEDHPKVAWVTYSGLESSPNHEVAKKYAEKGYGGIVSFGLKAGYDGALKFIENVELLSFLANIGDAKSLVVHPASTTHSQLTEEQQLSTGVTPDLIRFSVGIEDIEDILADVDQALDKV, from the coding sequence AAACTACATCTTATGTGTTTGATAATCCTGAACAAGCTGCAAACAGATTTGCACTTAAAGAAGGAGGAAACATTTATACAAGATTAACAAATCCAACTACTGAAGCATTTGAAAAGAGAATGGCAGCCATTGAAGGCGGAACTGCAGCATATGCAACCGCTTCTGGAATGTCAGCAATTTTTTATGCAATCATTAACTTAACTCAAGTGGGAGACAATATCGTATCAGCGGATAACTTGTATGGTGGAACATACGAGCTATTTGAAAACACTTTAGAGGAGTTGGGCCGTAGTGTAACATTTGTCGATTCGCAATCCCCCGATGAATTTGAAGAGGCCATTGACGATAGAACTCGTGCAATATATGTTGAATCTATTGGAAATCCGAAGTTGGATATCCCTGACTTTGACAAGATTTCAGAAATTGCACATTCACATGGAATCCCATTGATTGCCGATAATACTGTAGGTATCGGTTCAGTTCGCCCATTTGACCATGGTGCAGATATCATTTCATCATCTGCAACTAAATACATTGGAGGTCATGGAACCACTCTTGGAGGAATTATCATTGAGAAAGGCGATTTTGATTGGATGAACGGCAAATTCCCTACCCTTTCAGAGCCTGATGATACTTATAATGGTTTGGTATTCGGTGAAACTTTCAAGGGTGCCGCTTTTACAACAAGAATCCGTGCTGTCGTTGGAAGGGATACCGGTGCCGTGCCTTCTCCATTCGGGTCATTTTTACTTTTACAGGGTCTTGAGACATTAGGCTTGAGGATTGAAAGGCATGCTTCCAATGCAATGGCTGTTGCAGAGCATCTGGAAGATCATCCTAAAGTTGCTTGGGTAACCTATTCCGGTTTGGAGTCTTCTCCAAATCATGAAGTTGCTAAAAAATACGCTGAAAAAGGTTATGGGGGAATTGTTTCGTTTGGTCTTAAGGCAGGCTATGACGGTGCCTTGAAGTTCATAGAGAATGTGGAATTGTTATCATTTTTAGCTAATATCGGTGATGCAAAATCACTTGTTGTTCATCCTGCATCAACCACTCACTCTCAGCTGACAGAAGAGCAGCAGTTATCCACTGGTGTGACTCCTGATTTGATTAGATTTTCAGTGGGCATTGAGGATATCGAAGATATTCTGGCTGATGTGGATCAGGCTTTGGATAAAGTTTAA